The genomic stretch GCTTAAGGCAGATGAAGAAACAGAAATTAATGGACAAGGTCCAACGCTAACTGAAGAGAATCTACAGGAATTGTATCAACAGTTCTCTTCATTAGAAGAAGGAGACTTTGTTGTTTTAGCAGGAAGCATTCCAAGTTCTGCACCGAAAGATATTTACGTGACGCTAACAAAGCTAGCTCGTGAAAAGGGCGCGCGCGTTGTTGTAGATACAAGCGGAAAAGACTTATTAGATATCGTAAAAGAAGGACCATTTTTCATTAAACCAAATCATCATGAACTTGGTGAACTCTTTGATGTTAGCATTCAAACAGCTGAAGAAGCTGTACCATATGCAAGAAAATTAATGGACATGGGAGCTGAGAACGTTATCGTTTCAATGGCTGAACAAGGTTCTTTACTTGTTACAAAAGATAATGTCTACAGAGCCAATGTTCCAAAAGGTGAACTAAAAAATTCAGTTGGTGCAGGCGATTCTCTTGTAGCGGGTTTCTTAGCTAGTTATGTGAAAGACGGAGATTTTGCAAAAGCATTACAAGTTGGAGCAGCTACAGGAAGTGCAACAGCATTTTCAATTGAACTTTGTACGAAAGACCATATGGAATCGTTACTACCGCAGATTCATGTTACAGGTATGGATGAGTAAGGGGGAAACAAAATGAAGATTACAGATTTACTAAAAAAAGATACGATTATTTTATCGCTTCAGAGTACGGAAAAAGCTAATGTAATTGATGAACTAGTTGGCAAACTTGATGAAGCAGGTCGTTTATCAAGCCGAGAAGGGTTCAAAGAGGCAATTTTAGCTCGTGAAGCACAAAGTACAACAGGAATTGGCGAAGGCATTGCTATTCCACATGCAAAAACAAGTTCCGTTGATACGCCTGCAATTGCTTTTGGTGTATCAAAGCAAGGTGTAGATTATGAGTCACTTGATGGTCAAAATGCACATTTATTTTTCATGATTGCGGCAACAGAAGGAGCTAATAATGCTCACCTTGAGACATTATCAAGACTTTCTTCTTTTCTAATGGATGCAAATTTCCGTGAAACGCTTCTTCATGCATCTTCAGAAGACGAAGTGATCGCAGCAATTGATGCAAAAGAAAGAGAAGAAGAAGGAGAAGAAGAAGTTGAACAACCTTCAGAAGGATTAATTTTAGCTGTTACAGCCTGTCCAACAGGAATTGCTCATACGTACATGGCAGCTGATAGCTTAAAAGCAAAAGCTAAAGAATTAAATATGAATGTTAAAGTTGAAACAAACGGCTCAACAGGTGTTAAAAATGCACTTACTGCTGAAGATATTGAAAATGCAGCAGGAATTATCGTTGCAGCTGATAAGCAAGTTGAAATGGAACGTTTTAAAGGCAAGAAAATTATCCAAGTCCCCGTAGCTCGTGCCATTCGTGAACCACAGATGCTTTTAGAAAAAGCATCTAGAGGTGAAGGAAGTACGTATCAAGGAAACGGTGGCAGTGATAAAAGTGAAGAATCGGGTTCAACTGAAAAGAAAGGAAATGCTTTCTATAAGCATTTAATGAACGGAATTTCAAATATGCTTCCGTTTGTTGTAGGTGGCGGACTTCTTATTGCTATTTCTTTCTTGTTTGGTATTGATCAAGATGGCGGAATTAACAACCCATTCGCGAAAGTTTTAAATCAAATTGGGGCTGAAAACGCATTCCAACTATTAGTTCCTGTTTTAGCAGGTTATATTGCAATGAGTATTGCAGATCGTCCTGGTCTAGCTCCAGGTATGGTTGGTGGATACTTAGCTTTTACAGCAAACGCTGGATTTTTAGGTGGACTTATTGCAGGTTTCTTAGCGGGTTATGTTGTATTAGGAATTAAACGTGCTTTAAAAGCTTTACCACAGTCATTAGAAGGATTAAAACCTGTTCTTCTTTATCCGTTTTTAGGAATGTTAATTACGGGTCTTATCATGGTCTACGTAATCAACGGTCCTGTTGAAGCAATTAATACAGGTCTTCAAAACTGGTTAGGTGGTTTTGGTACAGGAAGCTTAGTTTTCCTTGGTATTCTGTTAGGTGGAATGATGGCAATCGACATGGGTGGCCCAATCAACAAAGCAGCATTTGCCTTTGGTATCGCAATGATTGATGCTGGAAACTATGCTCCACATGCAGCTGTTATGGCTGGTGGAATGGTACCACCACTTGGTTTGGCACTTGCAACAACAATTTTCCGTAAAAAGTTTACACAACAAGAACGTAATACAGGAAAAACTTGTTACGTTATGGGCTTAACGTTCATTACAGAGGGAGCAATCCCGTTTGCAGCAGCAGATCCACTTCGCGTTATTCCAGCTGCAGTTGTGGGTGCGGCAACTGCTGGTGCTTTAACAATGGCGTTTCATATTAAGCTTCTTGCGCCACACGGTGGAATTATCGTCTTCCCATTTGTGCAAGGAAGCGCGCTTCTATATCTATTAGCAGTTGTAATCGGAGCGATTGTAACAGCGTTACTTGTAGGGATATTAAAGAAAACAAAGAGTGAATAAACTAGAAGTCGTTCTTCTTTAGGAAGAACGGCTTTTTTTGTTAGAAAATGGTGTTTGATGACTATTTTTGTATGTTTCTGTTTGTTCTATGTGATATAGTAAAAACAGCACGTAATATGATAGAATGTGCGGAAAGTGAGGAAGGATAATTAGCTAAATTTTTCTGAATATTAAAAAATTAAATTGTTTTAAAAATGAAGGAGGGAATAGAAATGAAATCTAACTTAACAGTAAAAATTATTGTAGCTTTAGTTTTGGGGGCGATTGTGGGAATTTCCTTACATATAATCTCTCCAGCTGCCTTTGATGGAGTCAACAAGTATTTGTTTGTGCCATTAGGCCAGATTTTCCTAAAACTTATTCAAATGTTAGTTGTTCCAATTGTTCTTTTTTCAATTATTTTAGGAGTAGCTGGGCTTGGTGACCCTAAAAAGATTGGTATTATTGGAACAAAGACAATCTCCTTTTTTCTTATTACAACAGCTTTAGCTATTACAATAGGAATTACTCTTGCGTCTATCATTCAGCCTGGTAAATTAATGGACGTTGATGCTTCCTCAAGTCCAGGATTTGAGGCTGAAAAAACACCAGGATTTGTAGAGACTCTTTTAAACATTATTCCATCAAATCCTATTGCTGCTATGAGTAGTGGCGAAATGTTGCAAATTATCTTTTTTGCTGTATTTATTGGAGTAGGGCTTGCAGTACTAGGAGGGAAAACAGCAGGTATTTTAAAAGTAGTAGAGCAAGGAAACGAACTTATGATGTACTTAGTAAACGTTGTAATGAAGTTTGCTCCATATGGTACATTTGGTTTAATCGCGACAGCTTCAGGCTCACAAGGATGGGAAGCAATCAGATCAATGGGTCTTTACATGAGTGTTGTATTAATTGCTTTAGCTCTTCATTTTTTCGTTGTTTATGGAGGGGCAGTCGCACTTTTAGGAAAGTACAATCCGTTTACATTTTTTAAAAAGTTCTTCCCAGCGGCAACAGTCGCATTTAGTTTATCAAGCAGTAATGCAGTATTGCCACTTAGTATGAAAACAGCACAAAACGAACTGAAAGTTCCAAAAGCAATCAGTGGTTTTGTCCAACCGCTTGGTGCAACAATTAATATGGATGGAACAGCTATTATGCAAGGAGTTGCAACCGTTTTTATTGCCCAAGTTTACGATGTGAATCTAACATTGTCACAGCTTGTTATGGTTGTATTAACAGCTGTACTTGCAAGCATTGGAACAGCAGGAGTTCCTGGTGTAGGTTTAATTATGTTAGCAATGGTATTAGAATCTGTTGGTTTACCTGTAGCAGGAATTGGATTAATTATCGGAGTAGACCGTCTTCTTGATATGGTGAGAACTGCCGTTAATATTACAGGAGATGCAGCATGTGCGATGTATATCACAAAGTCTGAGGAACAAAAAGGACGTTTACATTTAGATGAGTCACTTGATATAAAAAATTAATCTTAACAAAAAGACTTCCTAATTATAACGGGAAGTCTTTTTTTACAGGAAATGGATTCGAGACAAACAAGCATTTTTTTGTTAGAAAAATATATGTTTAATTATAGGCTAGGAGGTTATATGAGTTTATAAGGATGAAAGGAATTCAATAAATAGCAAAGGGGTAGATAAGATGATTAAGGAATATTCGCATGAGCCATTTACTGATTTTTCAATTGAGAAAAATTATCAAGAGATGGAACAAGCTCTTGAACATATAAAAAGTTATTTAGGTAAAAAACATAGCTTATTAATTGATGGAAAAAACGTTGAAACAGATGAAGAGATTACTTCTATTAACCCTGCTAACAAAGAGGAAGTAGTAGGTTATGTTTCAAAAGCGAGTAAAGAGCACGCAGAGGACGCGATGAAGGCTGCTCACTATGCTTTTGAAAGCTGGCGTTTGTGGGAAGCAGAAGCGCGAGCAGAGCTTTTATTTAGAGCAGCAGCTATTACACGTCGGCGAAAAAAGGAATTAACAGCTCTCCTTATTAAAGAGGGAGGAAAACCGTGGAAGGAAGCAGATGCAGATATTGCAGAAGGCATTGACTTTATGGAGTATTATGGCCGAGAAATGATTCGCTTAAAAGACGGAGCTCCCGTAAAAAGCAGAGATGGAGAGAAAAATAAATATATTTATACAAGTATGGGTGTAACAGTAGTTATACCTCCGTGGAATTTTGCTTTTGCAATCATGGTTGGTACAACAGTTGCTCCTATTGTGACAGGAAATACGGTTGTTCTAAAACCAGCTTCAAACACTCCTGTTATCGCGCGGGCTTTTATTGACATTCTGCAAGAAGCAGGGATACCGAAAGGCGTTGTCAACTTTTGCCCTGGAAGCGGTAGTGAAGTAGGCGATTATTTAGTGGACCATCCGTTAACACATCTTATTAGTTTTACAGGCTCTCGTGAAGTTGGAACGAGAATTTATAATAGAGCTTCACAAGTAAGAGAAGGACAAAAATGGTTGAAGCGATCCATTATTGAAATGGGAGGAAAAGATACAGTTGTCGTAGATAAAAGTGCAGATCTAGAGGCAGCAGCAGAAGAAATTTTTATTTCGGCTTTTGGTTTTGCAGGACAAAAATGTTCTGCTGGTTCCAGAGCGGTTATCCATGAGGATGTATACGATAGCGTAGTTGAACGAGTAGTAAAAATTGCGGAAACTAAAAAAGTAGGAGACCCTGTAGATGGAAGAACATATATGGGACCTGTTATTGACCAAAGTTCATTTGATAAAATTACAGATTATATTGAAATTGGAAAAGAAGAAGGACGTCTTGTATATGGAGGGAAAAGCGATGATTCAAAAGGCTTTTTCATTGATCCAACAATCTTTGCAGACGTTGATCCAAAAGCACGGATTATGCAGGAAGAGATATTTGGTCCTGTTTTATCCTTTTCAAAAGGAAAAGACTTTAAAGAGCTTATTGAGATAGCAAATAATACAGAGTATGGATTAACGGGAGCCGTTTTTTCAAATAACCGCGAACATTTGGAGTATGCAAAAGGTCACTTTCATGTTGGAAATCTATATTTCAACCGAAATTGCACAGGAGCGATTGTTGGATATCATCCATTTGGTGGCTTTAACATGTCTGGTACAGATTCTAAAGCAGGAGGTCCAGATTATCTTCCACTACACATGCTCCCTAAAACAATTAGTGAAATGCTCTAAGAGATGAATAAATAGAAGCGAATGTAATCTTAGCATTCGCTTCTATTTATTGAAAAATTACACTTGTTTGAATTATCAGTATATGTTAAAATTTTAATAAGACGCACATTTTATTCCTATCATAATGTTCAATTCTTTATAGAACAAAGCGCCCCGAGCAGTCATTAATCATATAGCTGTTTGAGGGTGCTTTTTTATAAGAAGGGAGGAGATATTGTGCTAGCGTGGTTAGAGCAGTTTCTGCAGCTGTTCGCACTAGTCGCTACGACTTTTACCACGATAACAATCGGCGTAAAAAATATGAAAAGTATGAAAAATATTAAAAAGAAACCAAAACGAAAGAGGCGATTTTTGTAGAGCATCTTTAGAGAAGTTAAGGAAATAAGAGTGTGCGTCCCATCTCATTGTAAAGTATAAAAAATCATTTGGAAAAGGGGAGAAAAAGATGGCTAAAGTCGGCTTAATTCCTTTTAAAGTGCAGGAAGTTCGTGAATCATCAAATGAGGTACCACCAGGGGTTCGCCTTATTGATGCACCGCTTGTATGGCAGCAAGGATATAGAGGAGATGAAGTTATTGTTGCTGTTCTTGATACAGGATGCGAAGTAGATCATCCTGACTTAAAAGACCAAATTGTTGATGTTTATAACTTTACAGAAGATGATACAAAAGAGAATGTAAAAGACTATAACGGCCACGGCACGCATGTTGCAGGGACGATTGCTGCTATGGAAAACGATATGGGCGTTGTAGGTGTAGCACCAAAAGCAGGGTTGCTTGTTCTTAAAGTTCTCGATAAACAAGGGATGGGGCAAACAGACTGGATTATAAAGGCTATTAAATATGCAGTAGAGTGGAGAGGAAAACAGGGAGAAAAAGTAAGTATTATTTCAATGTCTCTAGGTGGACCACAAGATGATCCAGCTCTTCACAAAGCTGTTCAAGAAGCTGTTGCAGCAAACATTTTAGTTGTTTGTGCAGCTGGAAATGAAGGCGATGGAAACGATCAAACAGATGAGTACGCGTATCCAGGGGCATATGAGGAAGTGGTTCAAGTCGGATCTGTGAATTTACGCGGTCAGCTTTCTGAATTTAGCAATACAAATGACAAAATTGATCTAGTAGCTCCAGGAGAAGAAATTTTGTCAACATATCTAAAAGGGAAATTCGCCGTATTGAGTGGAACATCAATGGCTACTCCGCACGTTGCAGGAGCAGCAGCGCTTTTAGCAAACAAATGGAAACAAGATTACGGTAAAGATATCAAAGAGCCTGAGCTTTATGAACGTCTTATTTCTCACACTGTTTCACTTGGAAATGACCGGAGCGGAGAAGGACATGGTCTTTTGAAGATGCATAAGACGCTCGAAGAAGTTGCTTCAACAAAAGAAGAGTAAAAAAAGCCTAAACTTTTGTTTAGGCTTTTTTTATGGTTTTTAACGTAGAACTAGACTCCTATTTTCCTGTCTTTTACCGCTATAAAAAAAGGGACTCTTTCATCCATTTTTGTCATACTTCTTTATTATAGGCTACTTTGAGGAAAGTTTTTCGAAGGGGAAAATAAATAATTTCTTTATCTATACTCTGCCACTTACGTTTGTCAACTTTCTAGACATTCTCGCTATCTTAAAAGTACCATCTTTCTTATCAAGATAATAACGTTTTCCTTCCTTATTTTTGAGGTACATTATAACCCCTTGTTTTTTAAAAGCTAGTGTATATTTTAGAAAATTTATATAATTTTGTTTAATTCAGTTTTTATTTTTGATTTTTGCTTTTTCGTGTAGTAGGATTAAGTTTGTAAAATAAGGGTAAGTAGGTGGCATTGTGCTTCTAATGAGTGTTATAGGTCTTATAGGTTGTTTAGTTTTTTTTCTTGTTTATCAGCGCTACATCCCTGTTGTGGGCGTCAAAAAGGTAACTTCATGTCAGGAAGTTGAGAGTGCTATCTTAATTGACGTTCGCGATTTTCATGAAGTTAAAACAAAGCCGTGTGAAGATGCACTGCATATTCCATTGCCGTATTTGAAAAGGCAATACGGTGATATTCCGAAGAATGAAGTTGTTATTATCGTATCTGATGCTGTCTTGAAAAATTTAACCGTTAGACAGCTAAGTCGTAAAGGCGTTAGAGTAAAAGGATACTGGTGTTTATAAACAATTTGTACTAAGGAATGATATAAAAAAGACTTGTCTATTGGCAAGTCTTTTTTATAATATGCCAGTGTGGTAAACTTGTAACTCTTTTGTTACCATTTGTCGAAGTAACCAATTTATACTAGAGTAATAGACTAATTTTCGACAATATTTGGGGGTTATTTGTAATAATGAAACAAAAAGAAGGTAACAAAAAAGGATGGAGCAATAGCGTTAAGAAGATTGCAATTGGTGCAGCTGTTGTACTCATAAGCCTTGGCGGAGTTGCGGCAGTGGAGAAGGCTCAAAGCAGTACTGATAAGAGCTCAATGGAGAAAAGCGTAGACTCACAGGAAGAGAAAATGAAAACGGAAGCAATCCAGCAGGAAGAAAAGAAAGATCAAGCTTCTATACATAAGAACGAAGAGCAAGAAGAGCCGAATCAATCATCACAAGAGAAAGCGAATCAAGCTGAAAACTCGGTAGAGCCGAATCAATCTATAGAAGAAGCAGCTAAACAACAAAATAAAAGTATACCTGACATGAAGGCGGAAGAAGAAGAAAAAGTAAAAGAAAAAGAAATAGAGGAAGAAAAAGCACAAGAGACAAAAGAGCAGAAAGAAACAAAACCAACAGTTGATGAGGAAGAAAAAACAGACAAAGAAAATAAAGAAGAGAAGAAACAAGATAATGTGTCTTCTTCATCTGAAAATAAACAAGAACAAGAATCA from Priestia filamentosa encodes the following:
- a CDS encoding dicarboxylate/amino acid:cation symporter, yielding MKSNLTVKIIVALVLGAIVGISLHIISPAAFDGVNKYLFVPLGQIFLKLIQMLVVPIVLFSIILGVAGLGDPKKIGIIGTKTISFFLITTALAITIGITLASIIQPGKLMDVDASSSPGFEAEKTPGFVETLLNIIPSNPIAAMSSGEMLQIIFFAVFIGVGLAVLGGKTAGILKVVEQGNELMMYLVNVVMKFAPYGTFGLIATASGSQGWEAIRSMGLYMSVVLIALALHFFVVYGGAVALLGKYNPFTFFKKFFPAATVAFSLSSSNAVLPLSMKTAQNELKVPKAISGFVQPLGATINMDGTAIMQGVATVFIAQVYDVNLTLSQLVMVVLTAVLASIGTAGVPGVGLIMLAMVLESVGLPVAGIGLIIGVDRLLDMVRTAVNITGDAACAMYITKSEEQKGRLHLDESLDIKN
- the pruA gene encoding L-glutamate gamma-semialdehyde dehydrogenase gives rise to the protein MIKEYSHEPFTDFSIEKNYQEMEQALEHIKSYLGKKHSLLIDGKNVETDEEITSINPANKEEVVGYVSKASKEHAEDAMKAAHYAFESWRLWEAEARAELLFRAAAITRRRKKELTALLIKEGGKPWKEADADIAEGIDFMEYYGREMIRLKDGAPVKSRDGEKNKYIYTSMGVTVVIPPWNFAFAIMVGTTVAPIVTGNTVVLKPASNTPVIARAFIDILQEAGIPKGVVNFCPGSGSEVGDYLVDHPLTHLISFTGSREVGTRIYNRASQVREGQKWLKRSIIEMGGKDTVVVDKSADLEAAAEEIFISAFGFAGQKCSAGSRAVIHEDVYDSVVERVVKIAETKKVGDPVDGRTYMGPVIDQSSFDKITDYIEIGKEEGRLVYGGKSDDSKGFFIDPTIFADVDPKARIMQEEIFGPVLSFSKGKDFKELIEIANNTEYGLTGAVFSNNREHLEYAKGHFHVGNLYFNRNCTGAIVGYHPFGGFNMSGTDSKAGGPDYLPLHMLPKTISEML
- a CDS encoding rhodanese-like domain-containing protein; this encodes MSVIGLIGCLVFFLVYQRYIPVVGVKKVTSCQEVESAILIDVRDFHEVKTKPCEDALHIPLPYLKRQYGDIPKNEVVIIVSDAVLKNLTVRQLSRKGVRVKGYWCL
- the pfkB gene encoding 1-phosphofructokinase; translated protein: MIYTCTLNPSVDYVVHVKEFDLGGLNRTSFDTKHPGGKGINVSRVLHRLGLESTALGYTGGFTGQYIKDILEQEGTKTAFVEVNEDTRINIKLKADEETEINGQGPTLTEENLQELYQQFSSLEEGDFVVLAGSIPSSAPKDIYVTLTKLAREKGARVVVDTSGKDLLDIVKEGPFFIKPNHHELGELFDVSIQTAEEAVPYARKLMDMGAENVIVSMAEQGSLLVTKDNVYRANVPKGELKNSVGAGDSLVAGFLASYVKDGDFAKALQVGAATGSATAFSIELCTKDHMESLLPQIHVTGMDE
- a CDS encoding S8 family peptidase; translated protein: MAKVGLIPFKVQEVRESSNEVPPGVRLIDAPLVWQQGYRGDEVIVAVLDTGCEVDHPDLKDQIVDVYNFTEDDTKENVKDYNGHGTHVAGTIAAMENDMGVVGVAPKAGLLVLKVLDKQGMGQTDWIIKAIKYAVEWRGKQGEKVSIISMSLGGPQDDPALHKAVQEAVAANILVVCAAGNEGDGNDQTDEYAYPGAYEEVVQVGSVNLRGQLSEFSNTNDKIDLVAPGEEILSTYLKGKFAVLSGTSMATPHVAGAAALLANKWKQDYGKDIKEPELYERLISHTVSLGNDRSGEGHGLLKMHKTLEEVASTKEE
- a CDS encoding PTS fructose transporter subunit IIABC, with the translated sequence MKITDLLKKDTIILSLQSTEKANVIDELVGKLDEAGRLSSREGFKEAILAREAQSTTGIGEGIAIPHAKTSSVDTPAIAFGVSKQGVDYESLDGQNAHLFFMIAATEGANNAHLETLSRLSSFLMDANFRETLLHASSEDEVIAAIDAKEREEEGEEEVEQPSEGLILAVTACPTGIAHTYMAADSLKAKAKELNMNVKVETNGSTGVKNALTAEDIENAAGIIVAADKQVEMERFKGKKIIQVPVARAIREPQMLLEKASRGEGSTYQGNGGSDKSEESGSTEKKGNAFYKHLMNGISNMLPFVVGGGLLIAISFLFGIDQDGGINNPFAKVLNQIGAENAFQLLVPVLAGYIAMSIADRPGLAPGMVGGYLAFTANAGFLGGLIAGFLAGYVVLGIKRALKALPQSLEGLKPVLLYPFLGMLITGLIMVYVINGPVEAINTGLQNWLGGFGTGSLVFLGILLGGMMAIDMGGPINKAAFAFGIAMIDAGNYAPHAAVMAGGMVPPLGLALATTIFRKKFTQQERNTGKTCYVMGLTFITEGAIPFAAADPLRVIPAAVVGAATAGALTMAFHIKLLAPHGGIIVFPFVQGSALLYLLAVVIGAIVTALLVGILKKTKSE